From Cellulosimicrobium cellulans, the proteins below share one genomic window:
- a CDS encoding YceI family protein yields MSRSTRWIVVSVVLALVVVLLAPFVYSEVREGRTPPPLGLQSPGVSTASAAPAVPGPFDVDGEWVVGPGSEAGFRADVLDVPADEAVLLGVTPDVTGTFRVRSGSLQTATVTVETTTLRTGSSVADRQLQQALETDLYPTTLFSLTTPLDVSELATTTSPVRLEASGALTIRDETEAVTVALEAQRSGYGVLATGAIGVRFSDFGIAVPPVAPVQVRDEGTVEVRLQLVRPATP; encoded by the coding sequence ATGAGCAGGTCCACGCGCTGGATCGTCGTGTCGGTGGTCCTCGCGCTCGTCGTGGTGCTTCTCGCCCCCTTCGTGTACTCGGAGGTGCGCGAGGGCCGCACGCCGCCGCCGCTGGGCCTGCAGTCGCCGGGGGTGTCGACGGCGTCCGCCGCGCCCGCCGTGCCCGGCCCGTTCGACGTGGACGGCGAGTGGGTCGTCGGTCCCGGCTCCGAGGCGGGCTTCCGCGCCGACGTCCTGGACGTCCCGGCGGACGAGGCCGTGCTCCTGGGCGTCACCCCGGACGTCACGGGGACGTTCCGGGTGCGGTCGGGATCGCTGCAGACCGCGACGGTGACGGTCGAGACGACGACGCTCCGGACCGGGTCCTCCGTGGCGGACCGCCAGCTCCAGCAGGCCCTCGAGACGGACCTCTACCCGACCACGCTCTTCTCGCTCACGACACCGCTCGACGTGAGCGAGCTGGCCACGACCACGTCCCCGGTCCGGCTGGAGGCGTCGGGTGCGCTGACGATCCGCGACGAGACCGAGGCCGTGACGGTGGCGCTCGAGGCGCAGCGGTCCGGCTACGGCGTCCTCGCGACCGGCGCGATCGGCGTCCGCTTCTCCGACTTCGGCATCGCCGTGCCGCCCGTCGCGCCGGTCCAGGTGCGCGACGAGGGCACGGTCGAGGTGCGGCTCCAGCTCGTCCGGCCCGCGACACCCTGA
- a CDS encoding metal-dependent transcriptional regulator — MDHPTDLTPVAQDYLKVVWAAQEWSDERVTTKLLAERIGVGASTVSETVRRLSAQGLLEHAPYGAITLTERGRSLALAMVRRHRLLETYLVSELGYGWDEVHDEAEVLEHAVSDLLVERIDARLGHPTRDPHGDPIPGADGTVVRPPAVPLADLVVGDRGTVARISDADPDVLRYLAEIGVGLDTGVEVRERREYAGILSVVWSPPDPVGSGSGADAARPTPPAQLGLRAADHVWVVRAEPVSA, encoded by the coding sequence GTGGACCACCCGACCGACCTGACGCCCGTCGCCCAGGACTACCTCAAGGTCGTCTGGGCCGCCCAGGAGTGGTCGGACGAGAGGGTGACGACCAAGCTCCTCGCCGAGCGCATCGGCGTCGGCGCCTCGACGGTGTCGGAGACCGTGCGCCGCCTCAGCGCCCAGGGCCTCCTCGAGCACGCGCCCTACGGGGCGATCACGCTCACCGAGCGCGGGCGCAGCCTCGCGCTCGCCATGGTGCGACGCCACCGCCTCCTCGAGACCTATCTCGTGTCCGAGCTCGGCTACGGCTGGGACGAGGTGCACGACGAGGCCGAGGTGCTCGAGCACGCGGTCTCCGACCTGCTCGTGGAGCGGATCGACGCGCGCCTCGGGCACCCGACGCGCGACCCGCACGGCGACCCGATCCCCGGTGCCGACGGGACCGTCGTCCGCCCGCCCGCCGTCCCGCTCGCGGACCTCGTCGTGGGAGACCGGGGGACCGTGGCGCGCATCTCGGACGCCGACCCGGACGTCCTGCGCTACCTCGCGGAGATCGGCGTCGGCCTCGACACGGGCGTGGAGGTGCGCGAGCGCCGCGAGTACGCCGGCATCCTCTCGGTCGTCTGGTCGCCGCCCGATCCGGTCGGGTCGGGCTCCGGTGCCGACGCCGCGCGCCCGACGCCGCCGGCGCAGCTCGGCCTGCGCGCCGCGGACCACGTGTGGGTAGTGCGCGCGGAACCCGTCTCCGCCTAG
- a CDS encoding helicase HerA-like domain-containing protein → MADDAAQSPTELAALRAAAAQAAAEAAEAKARAAQAALEAAEAAAREGAATSGTAPSADADAPAEEAAPTGTAPSADADAPAEGAAPSGAGPIEGYAAEVAAGYAYRGGTLALGALLEGEPGADPTPRADVQVGLPLSMLNRHGLVAGATGTGKTKTLQGMAEGLSAAGVPVFLADVKGDLSGLAVPGESNEKIVERSASIGQDWSPTTFPVEFYSLGGLGVGVPIRTTVTDFGPLLLSKVLGLNETQESSLGLIFHWADSQGLALLDLKDLQSTIAYLTSDEGKAELKGIGGVSSATAGVILREIVALQAQGADVFFGEPAFATSDLLRTAPDGRGVISALELPAVQDRPALFSTFLMWLLADLFQELPEVGDAEKPRLVFFFDEAHLLFTGASKEFLQQVVQTVRLVRSKGVGVFFVTQSPKDVPADVLAQLGNRVQHALRAFTPDDAAALRAAVRTYPTSPYDLERLLQSLGTGEAVVTVLTEKGAPTPVAWTRVRAPQSSMEPAPAAVLDGVVAASPGFARFGTAVDNESAFELLQVRVQEQAAARAAAEAAEVEAAAQEKAAKEAAQEAERAAKKEQAELEKMRAKLERDAAKPRSGSSGSSRSSSPLDSFLRSAGTQLGRELTRTIFGTRRR, encoded by the coding sequence ATGGCCGACGACGCCGCACAGTCCCCGACCGAGCTCGCCGCCCTGCGCGCGGCGGCCGCACAGGCGGCCGCGGAGGCCGCCGAGGCCAAGGCCCGCGCCGCGCAAGCCGCCCTCGAGGCCGCCGAGGCCGCCGCTCGGGAGGGCGCGGCGACGTCGGGCACCGCACCGAGCGCGGACGCGGACGCACCCGCCGAGGAGGCTGCGCCGACGGGCACCGCACCGAGCGCGGACGCGGACGCTCCCGCCGAGGGGGCTGCGCCGTCGGGTGCCGGGCCGATCGAGGGCTACGCCGCCGAGGTGGCCGCGGGCTACGCCTACCGAGGTGGGACGCTCGCGCTCGGTGCGCTGCTGGAGGGCGAGCCGGGAGCCGACCCGACGCCGCGCGCCGACGTGCAGGTGGGGTTGCCGCTCAGCATGCTCAACCGGCACGGGCTCGTCGCGGGCGCGACCGGGACCGGCAAGACGAAGACGCTGCAGGGCATGGCGGAGGGGCTGTCGGCCGCAGGCGTGCCCGTGTTCCTCGCGGACGTCAAGGGCGACCTGTCCGGGCTCGCCGTGCCCGGCGAGTCGAACGAGAAGATCGTGGAGCGCTCGGCGTCGATCGGGCAGGACTGGAGCCCCACGACCTTCCCCGTCGAGTTCTACTCGCTCGGTGGTCTCGGGGTCGGTGTGCCGATCCGCACGACCGTCACGGACTTCGGCCCGTTGCTGCTCTCGAAGGTGCTCGGGCTGAACGAGACGCAGGAGTCGAGCCTCGGGCTGATCTTCCACTGGGCCGACTCCCAGGGGCTCGCGCTGCTCGACCTCAAGGACCTGCAGTCGACGATCGCCTACCTCACGTCGGACGAGGGCAAGGCGGAGCTCAAGGGCATCGGCGGGGTCTCGAGCGCGACCGCCGGCGTGATCCTGCGCGAGATCGTCGCACTCCAGGCGCAGGGTGCGGACGTGTTCTTCGGCGAGCCGGCGTTCGCGACGTCGGACCTGCTGCGCACCGCCCCCGACGGCCGCGGCGTGATCTCCGCGCTCGAGCTCCCGGCGGTGCAGGACCGCCCCGCGCTGTTCTCGACGTTCCTCATGTGGCTGCTCGCCGACCTGTTCCAGGAGCTGCCCGAGGTCGGGGACGCCGAGAAGCCTCGGCTCGTGTTCTTCTTCGACGAGGCGCACCTGCTGTTCACGGGCGCGTCGAAGGAGTTCCTCCAGCAGGTCGTGCAGACCGTGCGCCTGGTGCGGTCCAAGGGGGTCGGCGTGTTCTTCGTGACGCAGAGCCCCAAGGACGTCCCCGCCGACGTGCTCGCCCAGCTCGGCAACCGCGTCCAGCACGCGTTGCGCGCGTTCACCCCCGACGACGCCGCCGCCCTGCGTGCGGCGGTGCGCACCTACCCGACGTCCCCCTACGACCTGGAGCGGCTCCTGCAGTCGCTCGGGACCGGTGAGGCCGTCGTCACGGTGCTCACGGAGAAGGGCGCTCCGACCCCCGTCGCCTGGACCCGCGTGCGGGCACCGCAGTCGTCGATGGAGCCGGCGCCTGCGGCCGTGCTCGACGGGGTCGTGGCCGCCTCGCCCGGGTTCGCGCGCTTCGGCACGGCGGTCGACAACGAGTCCGCGTTCGAGCTCCTGCAGGTCAGGGTGCAGGAGCAGGCCGCGGCCCGTGCCGCCGCCGAGGCCGCGGAGGTCGAGGCCGCAGCGCAGGAGAAGGCGGCGAAGGAGGCCGCCCAGGAGGCCGAGCGCGCGGCCAAGAAGGAGCAGGCAGAGCTGGAGAAGATGCGCGCGAAGCTCGAGCGCGACGCCGCCAAGCCCCGCTCGGGGTCGAGCGGGTCGTCGCGGTCGTCGAGCCCGCTCGACTCGTTCCTCCGCTCCGCCGGCACCCAGCTCGGCCGCGAGCTCACCCGCACGATCTTCGGCACCCGCCGCCGCTGA
- the leuS gene encoding leucine--tRNA ligase: MTTPDTASIPHASDAPAAGGPAHRYTPALAEQIELKWQELWEQRGTFWAANPAGELTDGDGQGPEGASPYFIMDMFPYPSGAGLHVGHPLGYIATDVVGRFRRMRGENVLHALGYDAFGLPAEQYAVQTGQHPRVTTEANIANMRRQLRRLGLAHDSRRTFATIDPDYVRWTQWIFLQIFDSWYDADALRPDGGRGRARRIAELEAELASGARPVPAGVEGVEEGTDWATLTPEQRRAVVDSQRLAYVDESPVNWAPGLGTVLANEEVTADGRSERGNFPVFQRSLRQWKMRITAYADRLADDLDLIDWPEKVTAMQRNWIGRSEGALVRFAVLGTPDGANDAAAESGGEIEVFTTRPDTLFGATFMVVSPEHPLLDEVPAHWPDGTSSAWTGGHRSPVEAVAAYRREAAAKTAVERQADAGKKTGVFTGHLAVNPVNGQTIPVFTADYVLMGYGTGAIMAVPGGDERDFAFAEAFGLPVVRTVEPEGGLPEDFTGPYTGDGVAVGSSNDEVSLDGLDVTEAKRRITEWLVGKGLGEGTTTYRLRDWLFSRQRYWGEPFPIVWDENDQPVAIPDALLPVDLPDVPDYAPRTFDADDADSSPEAPLGRNDEWVNVTLDLGDGPKQYRRDTNTMPNWAGSCWYYLRYLDPRWDGGADDVVVDGGLERYWMGPEHNPSAGRAGGVDLYVGGVEHAVLHLLYARFWHKVLYDLGHVTSVEPFHKLFNQGYVQAYAFTDARGQYVPAAEVTEEPASDGSGEVVYRWNGEVVQREYGKMGKSLKNVVTPDEMYAEYGADTFRVYEMSMGPLDLSRPWETRAVVGSQRFLQRLWRNVVSEETGELTVVDEPADAATLRAVHRAIADVRVEMEHMRPNTAIAKLITLNNHLTSLDRVPREAVEPLVLMTAPVAPHIAEELWQRLGHERSLAHEPFPTAEERYLVEDTVTCVVQVKGKVRARLEVPPSITEEDLTAAALSEPNVVRAIDGAEVRKVIVRAPKLVNIVV; this comes from the coding sequence GTGACCACGCCTGACACCGCCTCGATCCCGCACGCCTCGGACGCCCCCGCCGCGGGCGGCCCCGCCCACCGCTACACGCCGGCGCTCGCGGAGCAGATCGAGCTCAAGTGGCAGGAGCTCTGGGAGCAGCGCGGCACCTTCTGGGCCGCCAACCCCGCGGGGGAGCTCACGGACGGCGACGGCCAGGGCCCCGAGGGCGCGAGCCCGTACTTCATCATGGACATGTTCCCGTACCCGTCGGGCGCGGGCCTGCACGTGGGGCACCCCCTCGGGTACATCGCGACGGACGTCGTCGGGCGCTTCCGGCGCATGCGCGGCGAGAACGTGCTGCACGCGCTCGGCTATGACGCGTTCGGCCTGCCGGCCGAGCAGTACGCCGTGCAGACGGGCCAGCACCCGCGCGTGACGACCGAGGCGAACATCGCGAACATGCGTCGGCAGTTGCGCCGCCTCGGCCTGGCGCACGACTCGCGCCGCACGTTCGCGACGATCGACCCCGACTACGTGCGCTGGACGCAGTGGATCTTCCTCCAGATCTTCGACTCCTGGTACGACGCGGACGCGCTGCGCCCCGACGGCGGGCGCGGCCGCGCCCGCCGCATCGCCGAGCTCGAGGCGGAGCTCGCCTCTGGCGCGCGCCCGGTGCCGGCCGGTGTCGAGGGCGTCGAGGAGGGCACGGACTGGGCGACGCTCACGCCGGAGCAGCGCCGCGCCGTCGTCGACTCCCAGCGCCTCGCGTACGTGGACGAGTCGCCGGTGAACTGGGCCCCGGGCCTGGGCACCGTCCTCGCGAACGAGGAGGTCACGGCCGACGGCCGCTCCGAGCGCGGCAACTTCCCGGTGTTCCAGCGCAGCCTGCGCCAGTGGAAGATGCGCATCACGGCGTACGCCGACCGCCTCGCCGACGACCTCGACCTCATCGACTGGCCCGAGAAGGTCACGGCGATGCAGCGCAACTGGATCGGGCGCAGCGAGGGTGCGCTGGTGCGGTTCGCCGTGCTCGGCACGCCCGACGGCGCGAACGACGCCGCGGCGGAGTCCGGTGGCGAGATCGAGGTCTTCACGACCCGCCCGGACACGCTGTTCGGCGCGACGTTCATGGTCGTCTCGCCCGAGCACCCGCTGCTCGACGAGGTCCCGGCGCACTGGCCGGACGGCACGTCGAGCGCGTGGACCGGCGGGCACCGCTCGCCGGTCGAGGCGGTCGCCGCCTACCGTCGCGAGGCCGCGGCGAAGACGGCGGTCGAGCGCCAGGCCGACGCGGGCAAGAAGACGGGCGTGTTCACCGGGCACCTCGCGGTGAACCCGGTGAACGGGCAGACGATCCCGGTCTTCACCGCCGACTACGTGCTCATGGGCTACGGCACGGGCGCGATCATGGCGGTCCCCGGCGGAGACGAGCGCGACTTCGCGTTCGCCGAGGCGTTCGGGCTGCCGGTCGTGCGCACGGTCGAGCCCGAGGGCGGGCTCCCCGAGGACTTCACGGGCCCGTACACGGGCGACGGCGTCGCGGTCGGGTCGTCGAACGACGAGGTGTCGCTCGACGGTCTCGACGTGACGGAGGCCAAGCGGCGCATCACGGAGTGGCTCGTCGGCAAGGGCCTCGGCGAGGGCACCACGACGTACCGCCTGCGCGACTGGCTGTTCAGCCGCCAGCGCTACTGGGGCGAGCCGTTCCCCATCGTCTGGGACGAGAACGACCAGCCCGTCGCGATCCCCGACGCGCTGCTGCCCGTCGACCTGCCCGACGTGCCCGACTACGCCCCGCGCACGTTCGACGCCGACGACGCCGACTCGTCGCCCGAGGCGCCGCTCGGTCGCAACGACGAGTGGGTCAACGTCACGCTCGACCTCGGCGACGGGCCCAAGCAGTACCGCCGCGACACCAACACCATGCCCAACTGGGCCGGGTCGTGCTGGTACTACCTGCGCTACCTCGACCCGCGGTGGGACGGCGGCGCGGACGACGTCGTCGTCGACGGGGGCCTCGAGCGTTACTGGATGGGCCCGGAGCACAACCCGAGCGCGGGCCGCGCCGGGGGAGTGGACCTGTACGTCGGCGGCGTCGAGCACGCCGTCCTGCACCTGCTGTACGCGCGCTTCTGGCACAAGGTCCTCTACGACCTGGGCCACGTGACGAGCGTCGAGCCGTTCCACAAGCTCTTCAACCAGGGCTACGTCCAGGCGTACGCGTTCACCGACGCGCGCGGCCAGTACGTCCCCGCCGCCGAGGTCACGGAGGAGCCCGCCTCCGACGGCTCGGGCGAGGTCGTGTACCGCTGGAACGGCGAGGTCGTGCAGCGCGAGTACGGCAAGATGGGCAAGTCGCTCAAGAACGTCGTCACGCCCGACGAGATGTACGCCGAGTACGGCGCCGACACGTTCCGCGTCTACGAGATGTCGATGGGTCCGCTCGACCTGTCGCGCCCGTGGGAGACGCGCGCCGTCGTCGGGTCGCAGCGGTTCCTGCAGCGGCTGTGGCGCAACGTCGTCTCGGAGGAGACCGGCGAGCTGACGGTCGTCGACGAGCCGGCCGACGCCGCGACCCTGCGGGCGGTGCACCGCGCCATCGCCGACGTGCGCGTCGAGATGGAGCACATGCGCCCGAACACGGCGATCGCGAAGCTCATCACGCTCAACAACCACCTCACGTCGCTCGACCGCGTGCCGCGCGAGGCCGTCGAGCCGCTCGTGCTCATGACGGCGCCCGTCGCGCCGCACATCGCCGAGGAGCTGTGGCAGCGCCTGGGCCACGAGCGCTCGCTCGCGCACGAGCCCTTCCCGACGGCCGAGGAGCGCTACCTCGTCGAGGACACCGTGACGTGCGTCGTCCAGGTCAAGGGCAAGGTGCGCGCGCGCCTGGAGGTGCCGCCGTCGATCACGGAGGAGGACCTCACCGCCGCAGCGCTCTCGGAGCCGAACGTCGTGCGAGCGATCGACGGCGCCGAGGTCCGCAAGGTCATCGTCCGGGCCCCGAAGCTGGTCAACATCGTCGTCTGA
- a CDS encoding YbjQ family protein — protein sequence MIIVTTNEVPGYRIDAVLGEVMGMTVRSANIGANFVASFRSIGGGEVTEYTKLVYESRQEVMHRMVQEAQRRGGNAVVGMRFDTGEIAASFSEVCAYGTAVVVTPIPAGQPGATAQSAHQAQGAPAPQQPAGQGYPQDAAPDQPAWR from the coding sequence GTGATCATCGTGACGACCAACGAGGTGCCCGGCTACCGTATCGACGCGGTGCTCGGCGAGGTGATGGGCATGACCGTGCGCAGCGCGAACATCGGCGCGAACTTCGTCGCCTCGTTCCGCTCGATCGGCGGCGGCGAGGTGACCGAGTACACGAAGCTCGTCTACGAGTCCCGCCAGGAGGTCATGCACCGCATGGTGCAGGAGGCCCAGCGTCGCGGCGGGAACGCCGTCGTCGGCATGCGCTTCGACACGGGCGAGATCGCGGCGTCGTTCTCGGAGGTGTGCGCGTACGGCACCGCGGTCGTCGTCACGCCGATCCCGGCGGGCCAGCCCGGCGCGACGGCGCAGTCCGCCCACCAGGCGCAGGGCGCCCCCGCACCCCAGCAGCCCGCCGGGCAGGGCTACCCGCAGGACGCCGCTCCGGACCAGCCGGCCTGGCGCTGA
- a CDS encoding MFS transporter translates to MTDSTATPAPPVDAPPASTGRLRGAGPALLALAMGGFTIGTTEFATMGLLSDIATDLDVSIPTAGHAITAYAVGVVVGAPLLTVVAARLPRKTLLVALMAFYTLGNLFSATAGSIETLVAGRFLAGLPHGAFFGVGAAVGAAVAGPGRRGRAVATMMAGLTIANVVGVPLSTFVGQQLGWRAAFVVVGALGLVTLAALWWLIPAGAGNEDSSVRRELGALRNGPLWLGFVGAAVGFGGMFAVYSYVEPTITRVTGLSSAAVPLVLAIFGVGMTVGTVLGGRLADRSVMRTVYLGFVSTGVTLALFALTGEHPVPAVLSLFLLGVTSQVLGLALQTRLMDLSPAAPSLGAALCHSALNVGNANGAFLGGLVIAAGWGYLAPAWTGVVLTVAGLGIILLVGRRPAGVVVTTLPDDARSPATEPVGLPR, encoded by the coding sequence ATGACCGACAGCACCGCCACGCCCGCGCCCCCGGTGGACGCACCCCCCGCGAGCACCGGACGCCTGCGCGGGGCCGGTCCCGCGCTCCTCGCGCTCGCCATGGGCGGCTTCACGATCGGCACGACCGAGTTCGCGACGATGGGCCTGCTCTCCGACATCGCGACCGACCTCGACGTCTCCATCCCCACGGCGGGCCACGCCATCACGGCCTACGCCGTCGGCGTCGTCGTCGGGGCCCCGCTGCTCACCGTCGTCGCGGCGCGCCTGCCGCGCAAGACGCTGCTCGTCGCCCTCATGGCGTTCTACACGCTCGGCAACCTGTTCTCCGCGACCGCGGGGAGCATCGAGACGCTCGTCGCCGGCCGGTTCCTCGCCGGACTTCCGCACGGCGCGTTCTTCGGCGTCGGGGCCGCGGTCGGCGCCGCCGTCGCGGGCCCCGGACGCCGGGGACGCGCCGTCGCGACCATGATGGCAGGGCTGACCATCGCGAACGTCGTCGGCGTCCCGCTCTCGACGTTCGTGGGGCAGCAGCTCGGCTGGCGCGCCGCGTTCGTCGTGGTCGGCGCGCTCGGTCTCGTGACGCTCGCCGCCCTCTGGTGGCTGATCCCGGCCGGCGCGGGGAACGAGGACTCGAGCGTGCGCCGCGAGCTCGGCGCCCTGCGCAACGGTCCGCTCTGGCTCGGGTTCGTCGGCGCCGCCGTCGGGTTCGGCGGCATGTTCGCCGTCTACTCCTACGTCGAGCCGACCATCACGCGCGTCACCGGCCTCTCGTCCGCCGCGGTACCGCTCGTGCTCGCGATCTTCGGCGTCGGCATGACCGTCGGCACCGTCCTCGGCGGCCGGCTCGCCGACCGTTCCGTCATGCGCACCGTCTACCTCGGGTTCGTCTCCACCGGCGTGACGCTCGCGCTGTTCGCCCTCACGGGCGAGCACCCCGTCCCCGCCGTGCTGTCGCTCTTCCTGCTCGGCGTCACCTCCCAGGTCCTCGGCCTCGCGCTGCAGACGCGCCTCATGGACCTGTCGCCCGCCGCGCCCTCGCTCGGCGCGGCGCTGTGCCACTCCGCGCTCAACGTCGGCAACGCGAACGGAGCGTTCCTGGGCGGCCTCGTCATCGCCGCCGGCTGGGGCTACCTCGCCCCGGCCTGGACCGGCGTCGTGCTCACCGTCGCCGGCCTGGGGATCATCCTCCTCGTCGGCCGCCGCCCCGCCGGCGTCGTCGTCACCACCCTGCCCGACGACGCCCGCTCGCCTGCGACGGAGCCGGTCGGCCTGCCGAGGTAG
- a CDS encoding vitamin K epoxide reductase family protein encodes MSKSATAGASVSADHDDEPLPSSGPRPISVRTMGWLLVVLGAIGLAGSAALAIEKFLKLADPNHVPSCSLNALLDCGDAMDSWQGALLGFPNPLLGIAAFPVVITTGVVLLAGARLPRWYWLALLGGTTLGMGLIVFLIWTTMYAISAMCPYCMVVWFAMLPLFWYQVVHAVQEGYLPAGDGVRRALVGNRHLFLAIGYVALVAWILLVKGPIIMTLF; translated from the coding sequence GTGAGCAAGAGCGCCACCGCCGGTGCGAGCGTGTCCGCCGACCACGACGACGAGCCGCTGCCGTCGTCCGGTCCCCGCCCGATCAGCGTGCGCACGATGGGCTGGTTGCTCGTCGTGCTCGGCGCGATCGGTCTCGCCGGCTCGGCGGCGCTGGCGATCGAGAAGTTCCTCAAGCTCGCGGACCCGAACCACGTGCCGTCGTGCAGCCTCAACGCGCTGCTGGACTGCGGCGACGCGATGGACTCCTGGCAGGGTGCGCTCCTCGGGTTCCCGAACCCCTTGCTGGGTATCGCCGCGTTCCCCGTCGTCATCACGACCGGCGTCGTGCTGCTCGCGGGCGCGCGGCTGCCGCGCTGGTACTGGCTCGCGCTGCTCGGTGGGACGACGCTCGGCATGGGCCTGATCGTCTTCCTCATCTGGACGACGATGTACGCGATCTCGGCGATGTGCCCCTACTGCATGGTCGTGTGGTTCGCCATGCTCCCGCTGTTCTGGTACCAGGTGGTCCACGCGGTCCAGGAGGGGTACCTGCCGGCGGGCGACGGCGTGCGTCGCGCCCTCGTGGGCAACCGGCACCTGTTCCTGGCGATCGGCTACGTCGCGCTCGTCGCGTGGATCCTGCTGGTCAAGGGCCCGATCATCATGACGCTGTTCTGA
- a CDS encoding DegV family protein, with protein sequence MTDHHVHVVTDSTASLPPVRDERLRSVPLHVIVDDESSLEGVGLTAEDVAAHLQAGRRVTTSQPTPRAFAEAYAAAAAAGAREIVSVHLSGALSGTVHAAALAAADAPVPVRVVDSRTVAMGLGFAAQAAARAAAAGESTDVVARRAIEVADASRAVFLVDSLDHLRRGGRLSAASAALGTVLGVRPLLAVRDGKIEVVQKVRTKAAAVERLTTVAVESAARRTRPALAVHHVGDDAGAYRLASELTTRTGLDVVVTPVSAVLGAHVGPGVLAVVVAELADRGSGVEDRSTTR encoded by the coding sequence ATGACCGACCACCACGTGCACGTCGTCACCGACTCGACGGCCTCCCTTCCGCCCGTCCGCGACGAGCGGCTCCGCTCCGTCCCGCTGCACGTGATCGTCGACGACGAGTCCTCGCTCGAGGGGGTGGGCCTCACCGCCGAGGACGTGGCGGCGCACCTCCAGGCCGGTCGCCGGGTCACGACCTCGCAGCCGACGCCGCGCGCGTTCGCCGAGGCGTACGCCGCGGCCGCCGCCGCGGGCGCGCGGGAGATCGTCTCCGTCCACCTCTCGGGCGCGCTGTCGGGCACGGTGCACGCGGCCGCGCTCGCGGCGGCGGACGCGCCGGTCCCGGTGCGGGTCGTTGACTCCCGGACCGTCGCGATGGGGCTGGGCTTCGCGGCGCAGGCCGCCGCCCGGGCCGCGGCGGCGGGGGAGAGCACGGACGTCGTCGCCCGGCGCGCCATCGAGGTCGCCGACGCGAGCCGCGCCGTGTTCCTCGTCGACTCGCTCGACCACCTCCGTCGTGGCGGACGCCTCAGTGCCGCGTCGGCGGCGCTGGGGACGGTGCTCGGCGTGCGGCCGCTGCTGGCCGTCCGGGACGGGAAGATCGAGGTCGTGCAGAAGGTCCGGACCAAGGCCGCGGCGGTCGAGCGCCTGACGACGGTCGCCGTCGAGTCTGCCGCGCGCCGCACGCGGCCGGCACTCGCGGTCCACCACGTCGGGGACGACGCCGGGGCGTACCGGCTCGCGTCCGAGCTGACCACCCGCACGGGCCTCGACGTGGTGGTGACCCCGGTGAGCGCGGTGCTGGGGGCTCACGTCGGACCGGGCGTGCTGGCCGTCGTCGTCGCGGAGCTCGCGGACCGCGGCTCGGGCGTCGAGGACCGTTCGACCACGCGCTGA